In Bacillus sp. SM2101, the following proteins share a genomic window:
- a CDS encoding beta-eliminating lyase-related protein, translating into MSEMNPLLEAYNETTYQIAGHSKRDIRVLKESFKDIAEGLESDIYGKGKIIENFEVKMAKFLGKESAVFFPSGTMAQQIALRIWCDHKGLKKVGYHPLCHLEIHEEDGLKELHHIEPVLLADKDRLITLEDIVSIDEDVACVLLELPQREIGGQLPDYKTLKSISLYCRDKGIKLHLDGARLFEILPYYEKTAAEVCSLFDSVYVSLYKGIGGIAGAILAGDNKFTDDSKVWKRRHGGDLISLYPYIISADYYFNERIHRMGEYFDATKKLAGMINECDFISTRPLNPVSNMFHVHVDAPKDVIIPILVSIYRETQVGLTSYVKESLNNTCYFEVSIGDRYNNIPEEKVEKAFRMLDEQSQTVQG; encoded by the coding sequence ATGAGTGAAATGAACCCTTTACTGGAAGCTTATAACGAAACAACATATCAAATAGCAGGTCATAGCAAAAGAGATATCCGAGTTTTAAAGGAATCTTTTAAAGATATTGCCGAAGGGCTTGAGAGTGATATTTATGGTAAGGGTAAAATAATTGAAAATTTCGAAGTGAAAATGGCAAAGTTTTTAGGGAAAGAATCAGCTGTGTTTTTTCCAAGTGGAACGATGGCACAGCAGATCGCATTAAGAATATGGTGTGATCATAAAGGGCTAAAAAAAGTTGGTTATCATCCATTATGTCATTTAGAAATTCATGAAGAGGATGGGTTGAAAGAATTACACCATATTGAACCAGTGTTATTAGCGGATAAAGATAGACTCATTACTTTGGAGGATATTGTAAGTATTGATGAGGATGTGGCTTGCGTATTATTAGAGCTACCTCAACGTGAGATTGGGGGGCAATTGCCAGATTATAAAACACTAAAATCTATTTCTCTATACTGTAGAGATAAGGGGATTAAGCTACATTTGGACGGAGCTAGATTATTTGAAATTCTTCCGTACTACGAGAAGACTGCAGCTGAAGTTTGTAGCCTTTTTGATAGTGTTTATGTGTCTCTTTATAAAGGGATTGGTGGGATTGCTGGAGCGATTCTTGCTGGTGATAACAAATTTACTGATGATTCGAAAGTCTGGAAAAGACGTCACGGTGGTGACTTAATTAGCTTATATCCTTATATCATTAGTGCTGATTATTATTTTAATGAACGGATACATAGAATGGGAGAGTATTTTGATGCCACAAAGAAGCTTGCAGGAATGATTAATGAATGCGACTTTATATCAACTAGACCACTCAATCCGGTTTCTAATATGTTCCATGTGCATGTTGATGCGCCAAAAGATGTAATTATACCAATACTAGTCTCAATATATCGTGAGACGCAAGTTGGATTAACGAGCTATGTAAAAGAGTCACTAAACAATACATGTTATTTCGAGGTAAGCATTGGAGATAGGTATAACAATATACCAGAAGAGAAGGTGGAAAAAGCATTTCGGATGCTTGATGAACAAAGTCAGACTGTACAAGGTTAG
- a CDS encoding acyltransferase, producing the protein MSQIINHQRKASEVNIIKSLAFLAVVFQSSLIFAVDQGNISPEETVMIGMLFNFVKFSAPVFIFVTGFHLIYHHKQQVKYASYITQKWSELIVPYLFWSAIYVILFTNFTSTSTLTLSEMIKSIFTGSAAPHLWYVVMVFQFHLVFPLLFVIFQWLDKKFTSAKLIAYTVGCVAVSYLLLMWLSSRFIFNGNLLTDVAWLKYTDRSLLFYSFYFFLGGLVALKLTAWRKFVSKYVALNTFIFLGLFIVVGYELVAFNGVTQIDLQASTYLKPSMFLYVVSEIILLYGLSMIIVQTRTFLYKLLAFIGKFTYGSYLAHLFFLQLVVTFIENNHITGHYISLSIAIFIITTVLSIGFSFIFSHLPFATSIIGPFEKVNWSLPALIGQLLPKEKAVYSKSLKGRD; encoded by the coding sequence ATGTCTCAGATTATAAATCACCAACGAAAAGCTTCAGAAGTAAATATTATAAAAAGTTTAGCTTTCTTAGCTGTCGTTTTCCAAAGTTCTTTGATCTTTGCTGTAGATCAAGGAAATATTTCACCAGAAGAGACAGTGATGATTGGTATGTTATTTAACTTCGTAAAATTTTCTGCACCTGTCTTTATTTTCGTAACTGGATTTCACTTAATATATCATCATAAACAGCAAGTGAAGTATGCATCTTACATTACTCAAAAGTGGTCTGAGTTAATAGTGCCATATTTATTTTGGTCGGCTATATATGTGATTTTATTCACAAACTTTACTAGTACTTCAACTCTTACATTAAGTGAAATGATAAAATCGATATTTACAGGGTCAGCTGCTCCGCATTTATGGTATGTAGTGATGGTGTTTCAATTTCACCTAGTATTTCCGCTGCTCTTTGTGATATTTCAATGGCTGGATAAGAAATTCACATCTGCTAAGCTCATTGCTTATACGGTTGGTTGCGTAGCTGTAAGTTATTTATTGCTTATGTGGTTGTCATCTCGATTTATATTTAATGGTAATTTGTTAACAGACGTGGCGTGGTTAAAGTATACAGACAGAAGTTTGTTATTCTATTCTTTTTATTTCTTCCTAGGTGGATTAGTTGCATTAAAACTGACCGCATGGAGAAAATTTGTTTCAAAATATGTAGCATTAAACACTTTTATTTTTTTAGGTTTATTTATTGTAGTAGGTTATGAATTAGTAGCATTTAATGGTGTTACACAAATAGATTTACAAGCATCAACATATTTAAAGCCATCTATGTTTTTGTATGTCGTTTCTGAAATTATTTTATTATATGGATTGTCTATGATCATTGTTCAAACGAGAACATTTTTATACAAATTGTTAGCATTTATAGGAAAGTTTACGTATGGTTCGTATTTAGCTCATTTGTTTTTCCTTCAACTAGTCGTTACATTTATTGAGAATAATCATATTACAGGCCATTATATTTCTTTAAGTATAGCAATTTTTATTATAACAACAGTTTTATCTATAGGATTTTCTTTTATCTTTAGTCACTTGCCATTTGCAACGTCAATTATCGGACCATTTGAAAAGGTGAATTGGAGTTTGCCCGCATTAATTGGTCAGCTATTACCGAAAGAAAAAGCTGTTTATAGTAAAAGTCTTAAAGGGCGAGACTAG
- a CDS encoding helix-turn-helix domain-containing protein codes for MSNGNMANFIYELRKSKNMTQKQLAEKLNLTDKAVSKWERGLGYPDVSIISSLADILGVTANELLNGKRSVAASVEENTIIESTMQNADKVTATNKKSITLIAKYGFTIACLLGIFISMICDIAISGTFTWSLYPITAIPYAWLIIIPLFQFKRYKVFISLLSLSIFIIPFLVILSNIIGGTKLMLPLGIPVALIAISYMWGIFLLFSITKANKWYMASISVLLVIPVSFLINNIIAKNLNEPIIDTWDILSLGVLGIITIILFLKGKKQAV; via the coding sequence ATGAGCAATGGGAACATGGCTAATTTCATTTATGAGCTACGTAAATCAAAAAATATGACACAAAAACAATTAGCTGAAAAATTGAATTTAACGGATAAGGCAGTATCTAAATGGGAACGAGGATTGGGATATCCAGATGTATCAATAATATCCTCACTAGCGGATATATTGGGTGTTACTGCTAATGAACTGCTGAATGGAAAAAGAAGTGTTGCAGCTTCTGTTGAGGAAAACACGATTATCGAATCTACAATGCAAAATGCAGATAAAGTAACTGCCACTAACAAAAAGTCCATAACATTAATTGCAAAATATGGTTTTACCATTGCTTGTTTACTAGGTATATTTATTTCTATGATTTGCGATATTGCTATATCAGGTACTTTTACATGGTCGCTATATCCAATTACGGCAATTCCATATGCGTGGCTTATTATCATACCCCTTTTTCAATTTAAAAGATATAAAGTGTTTATATCACTTTTATCATTAAGCATTTTTATCATTCCGTTTTTGGTTATTTTAAGTAATATCATCGGTGGAACTAAATTAATGTTACCTCTTGGAATTCCTGTAGCATTGATTGCTATATCCTATATGTGGGGAATATTTCTGTTATTTTCAATTACAAAAGCAAACAAATGGTACATGGCATCAATTTCAGTACTATTAGTCATACCTGTATCTTTTCTTATAAATAATATTATCGCGAAAAATTTAAACGAACCCATAATCGACACGTGGGACATTTTATCACTTGGAGTTTTGGGGATAATAACAATTATCCTATTCCTCAAAGGAAAGAAACAGGCTGTTTAA
- a CDS encoding SemiSWEET transporter, with protein MSITYLGILAGILTSCAFIPQAIKVLVTNRTQDISILMYSSFTLGVFIWAIYGFIIGDLAIILTNIVTFIPAVLILVLTVKNNRKKTSN; from the coding sequence ATGTCTATTACTTATCTAGGTATTTTAGCAGGTATATTAACGAGTTGTGCATTTATTCCACAGGCTATTAAAGTATTGGTAACAAATAGAACACAAGATATATCAATTTTAATGTACAGCTCTTTTACTTTGGGAGTGTTTATTTGGGCAATATATGGTTTCATCATAGGAGATTTAGCAATTATATTAACAAACATTGTCACGTTCATTCCAGCTGTACTCATTTTAGTACTTACGGTTAAGAATAACCGTAAGAAAACTAGCAATTAA
- a CDS encoding GNAT family N-acetyltransferase, which translates to MLFQNNKLKVRQLELKDNILLAKWLSNPIVLKYYEGRDNPFNVEKVNMEFYNRLNGVTGCIVEYEGVEIGYIQFYELDDATRKAYDYVEIRERIYGIDQFIGEVEYWNKGIGTLLVRSMVKFLCEKKQADRVVMDPQTWNDRAIRCYEKCGFNKVKMLPKHEFHEGEHRDCWLIEYKHD; encoded by the coding sequence GTGTTATTTCAAAACAACAAGTTAAAAGTTCGTCAACTAGAATTAAAAGATAATATATTATTAGCTAAATGGCTTTCTAACCCTATCGTTCTCAAATATTATGAAGGCAGAGATAACCCATTTAATGTTGAAAAAGTAAATATGGAGTTTTATAACAGACTGAACGGTGTAACAGGTTGTATCGTTGAGTATGAAGGAGTTGAGATTGGCTACATACAATTTTATGAATTAGATGATGCAACAAGAAAAGCTTACGATTATGTAGAAATTCGTGAACGTATTTACGGTATCGATCAGTTTATTGGAGAAGTAGAATATTGGAATAAAGGTATTGGTACGCTTCTCGTACGGTCTATGGTGAAGTTTTTATGTGAAAAAAAGCAAGCAGATAGAGTAGTAATGGATCCTCAAACGTGGAATGACAGAGCCATTCGCTGTTATGAAAAGTGTGGTTTTAACAAAGTGAAAATGTTACCTAAACATGAATTCCATGAAGGCGAGCATCGAGACTGCTGGCTAATTGAATATAAGCATGATTAA
- a CDS encoding phosphatidylglycerol lysyltransferase domain-containing protein gives MSAIIIIAIIFFYFFRPKEILPTNHTIDYEQVAEFLKSHNEHTNAHLIFLKDKSVFWAQDGNALISYKKIMNKLVVLGDPIGKNEYIKDALLEFEQFAHRYGCKPVFYQISCKYLSLYEFEKYQFVKLGEEAVVDLVGYSLVGKKGAKLRSSRNKFQRQGYSFTVTAPPFSNDFLAELESVSNSWLGDRKEKGFSVGFYSNKYVSHFPVATIRDEDERVIAFATLASTNSEEKHGIIIDLMRYYPTCPNGTMDVLFTSIFYWGHEQGYQSCSLGMSPLANVGNTKDVKTIEKISKLVFNSNKFSYRFKGLMEFKAKFTHTWNGKYLAYKKTFLPIVIIQLILLIRTNKIEKELPYASNKLGRRIVG, from the coding sequence TTGTCGGCAATCATTATTATTGCAATTATATTTTTCTATTTTTTTAGACCTAAAGAGATTCTTCCTACAAATCACACGATTGATTATGAACAGGTTGCTGAATTTTTGAAAAGCCATAACGAACATACTAATGCTCATTTAATATTTTTAAAGGATAAGAGCGTCTTCTGGGCACAAGACGGCAATGCACTCATTTCTTATAAAAAAATTATGAATAAATTAGTCGTTTTAGGTGACCCAATTGGAAAGAATGAATATATTAAAGATGCTCTTCTAGAATTTGAACAATTTGCTCATCGTTATGGATGTAAGCCTGTTTTTTACCAAATTAGTTGTAAATACTTATCTTTGTACGAATTTGAGAAGTATCAATTTGTAAAATTAGGGGAAGAAGCCGTAGTTGATCTTGTAGGTTATTCATTGGTAGGAAAAAAGGGTGCAAAGCTACGTTCAAGCAGGAATAAATTTCAACGACAAGGCTATAGTTTTACGGTAACTGCCCCACCATTCTCAAATGACTTTCTTGCAGAATTAGAAAGTGTCTCAAATTCATGGCTTGGAGATCGTAAGGAAAAAGGCTTTTCTGTAGGGTTTTATAGTAATAAATATGTTTCTCACTTTCCTGTAGCGACTATAAGAGATGAAGATGAGCGAGTAATTGCTTTTGCTACTTTAGCTTCTACTAACAGTGAAGAAAAGCATGGTATTATAATCGATTTAATGCGTTATTACCCAACTTGTCCGAACGGGACGATGGATGTATTATTTACATCGATATTTTACTGGGGGCACGAGCAAGGTTATCAATCTTGTAGTCTAGGAATGTCACCACTTGCTAATGTAGGGAATACAAAGGATGTAAAAACTATTGAAAAAATATCGAAGCTAGTTTTCAATTCTAATAAGTTTTCCTATCGATTTAAAGGTTTAATGGAATTTAAAGCGAAATTCACACATACATGGAACGGGAAATATTTAGCATATAAAAAAACATTCTTACCAATCGTGATCATTCAACTTATATTGTTAATTCGTACAAATAAGATAGAGAAAGAATTGCCCTATGCAAGTAACAAATTAGGCAGAAGGATTGTAGGGTAA
- a CDS encoding GNAT family protein, giving the protein MEIEEIYGDLPTLETERLILRKITLDDVDDIYSYGSNEEVAKYVTWDAHKALSDTKAFVDFALCQYENKNVAPWGIEYKEDGKLIGTADFILWQPNHNRAEIGYVLSPAYWGKGIVTEAAKEIITFGFNHMDLVRIQARCFIENIGSERVMQKLGMTFEGIIRKGMLAKGKHQDLKMYSILKEEFLAVDRYQ; this is encoded by the coding sequence ATGGAAATTGAAGAAATATACGGTGATTTACCAACATTAGAGACAGAGCGTCTTATTCTGAGAAAAATCACACTAGATGATGTTGATGACATTTATTCATACGGTTCTAATGAAGAAGTAGCTAAATACGTGACTTGGGACGCACATAAAGCATTATCTGACACTAAAGCATTTGTAGACTTTGCACTATGCCAATATGAAAATAAAAATGTAGCTCCCTGGGGTATCGAATATAAGGAAGACGGTAAATTAATCGGAACGGCAGATTTTATTTTATGGCAACCAAACCATAATCGAGCTGAGATTGGCTATGTCCTTTCTCCAGCGTATTGGGGAAAAGGCATAGTAACTGAAGCTGCAAAAGAAATTATAACATTCGGTTTTAACCATATGGATTTAGTCCGTATTCAAGCGAGATGCTTCATAGAAAACATCGGTTCAGAACGAGTAATGCAAAAATTAGGCATGACCTTTGAAGGCATCATTCGAAAAGGAATGCTCGCAAAAGGCAAACACCAAGATTTAAAAATGTATTCTATATTGAAAGAGGAGTTTTTGGCTGTGGATAGATATCAATAG
- a CDS encoding antibiotic biosynthesis monooxygenase — protein MILEAVMLQVRKGMEEEYEEAFRQASEIISSMKGYINHELQRCIEVDGKYLLLVKWETLEDHTVGFRQSKEYQEWKKKLHHFYDPFPTVEHFNKVPLS, from the coding sequence ATGATATTGGAAGCAGTTATGTTACAAGTTAGGAAAGGTATGGAGGAGGAGTATGAGGAGGCTTTTCGTCAGGCATCAGAAATCATTTCCTCAATGAAAGGGTACATTAATCACGAATTACAGCGTTGTATAGAAGTAGATGGAAAGTATCTACTATTAGTGAAATGGGAAACGTTAGAGGACCATACGGTTGGCTTTAGGCAATCAAAAGAGTACCAGGAATGGAAAAAGAAATTGCATCATTTCTATGATCCATTTCCAACAGTTGAGCATTTTAACAAAGTTCCTTTATCATAA
- a CDS encoding DUF4083 family protein has translation MIFLSDVNLGDLIFQLFTFGSLILGIILIVLFIRSISKRRNQLDSIEKKVDAINERINKNND, from the coding sequence GTGATTTTTTTGAGTGATGTTAATTTAGGCGACTTAATATTTCAATTATTTACTTTTGGAAGTCTAATACTAGGTATCATTCTAATTGTGCTATTCATTCGTTCTATTTCAAAACGAAGAAATCAACTTGATAGTATAGAGAAGAAGGTAGATGCCATAAATGAACGTATAAATAAAAATAACGATTAA
- a CDS encoding fatty acid desaturase codes for MTLQKSMKNLKKQVSPFEKSTRAKSVWQIINTIGPFLILWYLAYISLSVSYLLALVPIVLAAGFLVRVFIIFHDCTHHSFFKNRRVNRLLGTITGVISLFPFDKWGHEHSVHHATSGNLDKRGTGDIWTLTVDEYVAAPFRTRLAYRLFRNPVVMFILGPIYVFLLTNRFNRKGARKKERMNTYLTNLLIVAIIGILCWTIGWQSFLIIHGSIFMISGSAGIWLFYVQHTFEQSYFEKDQEWEYVLAAVEGSSFYKLPKVLQFLTGNIGYHHVHHLSPRVPNYELEKAHNNTKPLENVPTITMAKSLQSLKYRLWDEQGKDFVTFKEAKQLMKKSMAVQVKPEH; via the coding sequence ATGACCTTACAAAAGAGCATGAAAAATTTGAAAAAACAAGTTTCTCCTTTTGAGAAGTCGACTAGAGCAAAAAGTGTGTGGCAGATAATAAATACAATTGGACCATTTCTTATCTTATGGTACCTCGCATATATAAGTCTTTCAGTATCTTATTTGTTAGCACTCGTTCCTATTGTGCTAGCTGCAGGATTTTTAGTAAGGGTTTTCATTATTTTCCATGATTGTACACATCATTCGTTTTTTAAAAATCGTCGTGTCAATCGCTTGCTTGGAACTATTACAGGAGTCATATCGTTATTTCCGTTTGATAAATGGGGGCATGAGCATTCCGTTCATCATGCTACAAGTGGTAATTTAGATAAACGTGGGACAGGAGATATATGGACTCTTACGGTAGATGAATATGTAGCAGCACCATTTAGAACTCGTTTAGCTTATCGTCTATTCAGAAATCCGGTTGTTATGTTTATATTAGGTCCAATTTACGTTTTTCTGTTGACAAATAGATTTAACCGCAAAGGCGCAAGAAAGAAAGAGCGCATGAATACTTATTTAACAAATTTACTTATCGTTGCTATTATAGGAATATTATGCTGGACAATTGGATGGCAATCATTTCTAATCATACATGGTTCCATTTTCATGATCTCAGGTTCAGCAGGCATTTGGCTCTTTTATGTACAACATACATTTGAACAATCGTATTTTGAAAAAGATCAAGAATGGGAATATGTACTTGCAGCAGTAGAAGGCAGCTCGTTTTACAAACTTCCAAAAGTTTTACAATTCCTTACTGGTAATATTGGCTACCATCACGTTCACCATTTAAGTCCAAGAGTACCAAACTATGAATTAGAGAAGGCACACAACAATACTAAGCCTTTAGAAAATGTACCAACAATAACAATGGCGAAAAGTTTACAGTCTTTAAAGTATCGTTTATGGGATGAACAAGGCAAGGATTTTGTTACTTTCAAAGAAGCAAAACAGTTAATGAAAAAAAGCATGGCTGTTCAAGTAAAACCTGAACATTAA
- a CDS encoding metallophosphoesterase family protein, translated as MKRMLAVSDIHGDIEKFERLLTLVKYNKDQDQLLLLGDYVDRGPHSRAVIDKIIQLKNDGAIALLGNHDKMMIDAFANQDDPMNLKRWYYNGGIKTLQNYGYEIKRDDAKYWYATDEFPDPIAINDEIHPHIEFLKDLPYYYETEDYIFVHAGVHPETPIHDTDPYTLVWIREEFHHGYTGDKTVIFGHTPTNYLHKRPDVFFGINNIIGIDGGCAYGRRLNCLELPSMNVLYVE; from the coding sequence TTGAAGCGCATGCTTGCTGTAAGTGATATTCATGGAGATATAGAAAAGTTTGAGAGACTTTTAACATTAGTTAAATATAATAAAGATCAAGATCAATTACTTTTATTAGGAGATTATGTCGATAGAGGTCCACATTCAAGAGCAGTCATTGATAAAATTATTCAATTAAAGAATGACGGTGCCATTGCTTTACTTGGTAACCATGACAAGATGATGATAGATGCATTTGCTAACCAAGATGATCCAATGAACCTAAAAAGATGGTATTACAACGGAGGTATTAAGACGCTTCAAAATTATGGTTATGAGATCAAAAGAGATGATGCTAAATATTGGTATGCAACAGATGAATTCCCAGATCCTATAGCAATCAATGATGAAATTCACCCACACATTGAGTTTTTAAAGGACCTTCCCTATTATTATGAAACTGAAGACTATATTTTTGTACATGCTGGAGTTCATCCCGAAACACCTATACATGATACAGATCCATACACATTAGTGTGGATTCGAGAAGAATTTCATCATGGCTATACAGGGGACAAAACCGTAATCTTCGGACACACACCTACAAACTATTTACATAAGCGTCCTGATGTTTTTTTTGGCATAAATAACATTATCGGAATTGATGGTGGATGCGCTTACGGTCGCAGACTTAATTGTTTAGAACTACCTAGCATGAACGTTTTATATGTTGAATAG
- a CDS encoding (deoxy)nucleoside triphosphate pyrophosphohydrolase translates to MKKNIHVVGAVIIKDEKILCAQRGKGRVLPFKWEFPGGKIEEGESPQQALQREIYEELQCEIEVGDQIELTVHEYDFGIVHLRTFYCKLVEGEPILTEHVIIKWLQCDELENLDWAPADLPTIEKLTSTALLEY, encoded by the coding sequence ATGAAGAAGAACATTCATGTGGTTGGAGCTGTAATCATCAAAGATGAGAAAATTCTGTGTGCACAAAGAGGTAAAGGAAGAGTTTTACCCTTCAAATGGGAGTTTCCGGGTGGGAAAATAGAAGAAGGGGAATCACCTCAACAAGCATTGCAACGAGAAATTTATGAAGAATTGCAATGTGAGATAGAGGTAGGAGATCAAATTGAACTTACTGTGCATGAATATGATTTTGGCATTGTTCATTTAAGGACTTTTTATTGTAAGTTGGTTGAAGGGGAGCCAATTTTAACTGAGCATGTAATAATAAAATGGTTACAATGTGACGAGTTAGAGAATTTAGATTGGGCTCCAGCAGACCTTCCTACAATTGAAAAACTAACAAGTACAGCTTTGTTAGAATACTAA
- a CDS encoding YcdB/YcdC domain-containing protein, which translates to MLKEELRKRALSIVEIPANFQPIIEEYAEGENGEGQAMFSWANEKRDKGVIINLDLSGNLTSLTIDMGAGGNSNTVLSDVDERKERAEQFLLSHYPDALNDLTFSEMRKLDHAYRFNYELVVMDLPLKSTGCIIDVDHMGNIVKFSYKVANQIPEIPTTLISKEKLIEHVKNKLNFQQTITNLYTINHNVADDGLSLVYELEPCSMKFKADVLTPTLSIIPDEDIPETYVLLPAPLNTATQKDLAIKEVIGIPDEFEVIREVDMGEEIGIVWRDRNWKMEEQDLSFEGFLKRHTEDTVKAFISKKTGKVRSFVWFNERSGDLRLTREECLQHATRFLEGVIPNYHKYLQLVARENGEEVNDTRKKETFSFRIHNGNGIPVQLEKVVVTVNCETGQIDHYSGPSFDIEQLSQIPAEPAISKEEARDIFFNHLDFELVWNKNYGGETESYILVYQACDRYSRTPIKYIDAMTGVVISAKEK; encoded by the coding sequence ATGCTAAAAGAAGAGTTAAGGAAACGAGCCTTGTCGATAGTCGAAATTCCAGCTAATTTTCAACCTATCATAGAGGAGTATGCTGAGGGAGAGAATGGAGAAGGTCAGGCAATGTTTTCATGGGCGAATGAAAAAAGAGATAAAGGGGTTATTATAAATCTTGATTTGTCCGGTAATTTGACAAGTTTAACAATTGACATGGGTGCTGGTGGAAATTCCAATACGGTTCTTTCAGATGTAGATGAAAGAAAAGAACGAGCGGAGCAATTTTTACTTAGTCATTACCCTGACGCTTTAAATGATTTAACTTTCTCTGAAATGAGAAAGCTGGATCATGCATATCGCTTTAACTATGAACTGGTTGTCATGGACTTACCACTTAAGTCTACAGGCTGTATTATTGACGTAGACCATATGGGTAATATTGTGAAATTTTCTTATAAAGTTGCGAATCAGATACCCGAAATACCAACAACTTTGATTTCAAAAGAGAAACTAATTGAACATGTAAAAAATAAGCTGAATTTTCAGCAAACTATTACAAACCTATATACTATTAATCATAATGTAGCGGATGATGGACTAAGCCTTGTTTATGAACTAGAGCCATGTTCCATGAAGTTCAAAGCAGATGTATTGACCCCAACCTTGAGCATTATACCTGATGAAGATATTCCAGAAACCTACGTTCTACTGCCAGCTCCTTTAAATACAGCCACACAAAAAGATTTAGCTATTAAAGAGGTCATTGGAATACCAGATGAATTTGAAGTTATTAGGGAAGTAGATATGGGGGAAGAAATAGGCATTGTATGGCGGGACCGGAACTGGAAGATGGAGGAGCAGGACTTATCTTTTGAAGGCTTTTTGAAGAGACATACAGAAGATACAGTTAAAGCCTTCATATCAAAGAAAACAGGAAAAGTTAGAAGTTTTGTGTGGTTCAATGAACGAAGTGGCGATCTCAGACTTACTCGTGAAGAATGTTTGCAACATGCGACCCGTTTTCTTGAAGGGGTCATTCCAAATTATCATAAATATCTACAATTGGTTGCTCGAGAGAATGGGGAAGAGGTGAACGATACGAGAAAAAAAGAAACATTTTCTTTCCGTATTCATAATGGTAATGGCATACCAGTTCAGTTAGAAAAAGTAGTAGTTACAGTTAATTGTGAAACAGGACAAATTGATCATTATAGTGGGCCAAGCTTTGACATAGAACAATTGAGCCAAATCCCTGCAGAGCCTGCAATTTCAAAAGAAGAAGCGAGAGATATATTTTTCAATCATTTGGACTTTGAATTGGTTTGGAACAAAAATTATGGTGGTGAAACAGAATCCTACATTCTTGTCTACCAAGCATGTGATCGGTATTCCAGAACTCCCATTAAGTACATTGATGCTATGACTGGGGTCGTTATTTCAGCAAAAGAAAAATAG